The following coding sequences are from one Leishmania braziliensis MHOM/BR/75/M2904 complete genome, chromosome 36 window:
- a CDS encoding putative lmgt2: MSNRFQANDHPSDSISEKEPTRHDLKNAMDDQSDAPPFLSASNAKVILVQAIGASLNGYSIGFVGVYATLFGYSTNCASFSSEKGCSTVPNADCKWFTDASSTGYCGWTDITCRRAYTYTGPADMPAAIAQCEADSRCRWSYGAQECQNPAGYLSSESGIFAGSMIAGCLIGSMFAGPLASTIGARLSFLLVGLVGVVSSVLYHVSCAENEFWVLIVGRFVIGLFLGVIGVACPVYTDQNAHPKWKRTIGVMFQVFTTLGIFVAAAMGLALGQSISFDQNKDQMVMARMQGLCAFSTLFSLLTILLGIVMSESRAQFGGGEEGAIELDPNEYGYLEMIPRLLMGCVMAGTLQLTGINAVMNYAPTIMGSLGLAPLVGNFVVMLWNFVTTLASIPLSYVFTMRQLFLFGSIFTSCMCLFMCGIPVYPGVSKKLEVKNGVAITGILLFILGFEVCVGPCYYVLTQDMFPASFRPRGASVIQVAQFIFNLIINVCYPIATEGISGGPSGNQDKGQAVAFIFFGCLGIICFVIQVFFLHPWDEERDGKKKAAAPAYGKREVSELSGGIT, from the coding sequence ATGAGCAACAGGTTTCAGGCGAACGACCACCCCTCGGACTCCATATCGGAGAAGGAGCCGACCCGCCACGACTTGAAGAATGCTATGGATGACCAGAGCGACGCGCCTCCGTTTCTGTCGGCGAGCAACGCCAAAGTTATCCTTGTGCAGGCCATCGGTGCCAGCCTGAACGGCTACTCGATCGGCTTTGTTGGCGTGTACGCAACGCTGTTTGGCTACAGCACGAACTGCGcgagcttcagcagcgagAAGGGCTGCTCGACGGTGCCCAACGCCGACTGCAAGTGGTTTACGGACGCGAGCAGCACTGGATACTGTGGCTGGACCGATATCACGTGCCGCAGAGCGTACACCTACACGGGTCCTGCGGACATGCCAGCTGCGATTGCCCAATGCGAGGCGGACTCGCGGTGCAGGTGGTCATATGGTGCCCAGGAGTGCCAGAACCCGGCGGGCTACTTGTCGTCGGAAAGCGGTATCTTTGCCGGCTCGATGATTGCCGGCTGCCTGATCGGCTCCATGTTTGCTGGTCCGCTTGCGTCGACGATCGGTGCGAGGCTCTCGTTCCTGCTCGTTGGTCTCGTGGGTGTTGTGTCTTCCGTGTTGTACCACGTGTCGTGCGCGGAGAACGAGTTTTGGGTGCTGATTGTCGGCCGCTTTGTGATTGGTCTGTTCCTGGGCGTGATCGGTGTTGCGTGCCCTGTGTACACTGATCAGAACGCGCACCCGAAGTGGAAGCGCACGATTGGCGTGATGTTTCAGGTGTTCACGACGCTGGGCATCTTCGTTGCTGCCGCGATGGGTCTTGCGCTTGGCCAGAGCATCTCGTTTGACCAGAACAAGGACCAGATGGTGATGGCGCGCATGCAGGGCCTGTGCGCGTTCTCGACCCTGTTCAGCCTACTGACGATCCTGCTTGGCATTGTGATGAGCGAATCGCGCGCGCAGTTCGgcggcggggaggagggcgccaTTGAGCTGGACCCGAACGAGTACGGCTACTTGGAAATGATCCCGCGCCTGCTGATGGGCTGCGTGATGGCTgggacgctgcagctgactGGTATCAACGCTGTGATGAACTACGCGCCGACGATCATGGGCAGCCTTGGcctggcgccgctggtgggGAATTTCGTTGTGATGCTGTGGAACTTCGTGACGACGCTTGCGTCGATCCCGCTCTCGTACGTGTTCACGATGCGCCAGCTGTTCCTGTTCGGCTCGATCTTCACGTCGTGCATGTGCCTGTTCATGTGCGGTATTCCCGTGTACCCTGGCGTCAGCAAGAAGTTGGAGGTCAAGAACGGCGTGGCGATCACTGGCATTCTGCTGTTCATCCTCGGCTTCGAGGTGTGCGTGGGCCCGTGCTACTACGTGCTGACGCAGGACATGTTCCCGGCATCGTTCCGTCCGCGCGGTGCGTCGGTAATACAGGTGGCCCAGTTCATCTTCAACCTGATTATTAACGTGTGCTACCCGATCGCGACGGAGGGCATCTCCGGCGGTCCGTCTGGCAACCAGGACAAGGGCCAGGCCGTTGCCTTCATCTTCTTTGGTTGCCTGGGCATCATCTGCTTCGTCATCCAGGTATTCTTCCTGCACCCGTGGGACGAGGAGCGTGATggcaagaagaaggcggcggctccggcttacgggaagagggaggtgagTGAGTTGTCCGGGGGCATCACG
- a CDS encoding glucose transporter, lmgt2, producing the protein MDDQSDAPPFLSASNAKVILVQAIGASLNGYSIGFVGVYATLFGYSTNCASFSSEKGCVTVPNADCKWFTNTNSTPFCGWTDITCRRTYTYTNLSDMPAAIAQCEADSRCRWSYSVQECQNPVGFSSSESGIFAGSMIAGCLIGSMFAGPLASTIGARLSFLLVGLVGVVSSVLYHVSCAENEFWVLIVGRFVIGLFLGVIGVACPVYTDQNAHPKWKRTIGVMFQVFTTLGIFVAAAMGLALGQSISFDQNKDQMVMGRMQGLCAFSTLFSLLTILLGIVMSESRAQFGGGEEGAIELDPNEYGYLEMIPRLLMGCVMAGTLQLTGINAVMNYAPTIMGSLGLAPLVGNFVVMLWNFVTTLASIPLSYVFTMRQLFLFGSIFTSCMCLFMCGIPVYPGVSKKLEVKNGVAITGILLFILGFEVCVGPCYYVLTQDMFPASFRPRGASVIQVAQFIFNLIINVCYPIATEGISGGPSGNQDKGQAVAFIFFGCLGIICFVIQVFFLHPWDEERDGKKKAAAPAYGKREVSE; encoded by the coding sequence ATGGATGACCAGAGCGACGCGCCTCCGTTTCTGTCGGCGAGCAACGCCAAAGTTATCCTTGTGCAGGCCATCGGTGCCAGCCTGAACGGCTACTCGATCGGCTTTGTTGGCGTGTACGCAACGCTGTTTGGCTACAGCACGAACTGCGCGAGCTTTAGCAGCGAGAAGGGCTGCGTGACGGTGCCCAACGCCGACTGCAAGTGGTTTACGAACACGAACAGCACGCCATTCTGTGGCTGGACCGATATCACGTGCCGCAGAACGTACACCTACACGAATCTTTCGGACATGCCAGCTGCGATTGCCCAATGCGAGGCGGACTCGCGGTGCAGGTGGTCATACAGTGTCCAGGAGTGCCAGAACCCGGTGGGTTTCTCGTCGTCGGAAAGCGGTATCTTTGCCGGCTCGATGATTGCCGGCTGCCTGATCGGCTCCATGTTTGCTGGTCCGCTTGCGTCGACGATCGGTGCGAGGCTCTCGTTCCTGCTCGTTGGTCTCGTGGGTGTTGTGTCTTCCGTGTTGTACCACGTGTCGTGCGCGGAGAACGAGTTTTGGGTGCTGATTGTCGGCCGCTTTGTGATTGGTCTGTTCCTGGGCGTGATCGGTGTTGCGTGCCCTGTGTACACTGATCAGAACGCGCACCCGAAGTGGAAGCGCACGATTGGCGTGATGTTTCAGGTGTTCACGACGCTGGGCATCTTCGTTGCTGCCGCGATGGGTCTTGCGCTTGGCCAGAGCATCTCGTTTGACCAGAACAAGGACCAGATGGTGATGGGGCGCATGCAGGGCCTGTGCGCGTTCTCGACCCTGTTCAGCCTACTGACGATCCTGCTTGGCATTGTGATGAGCGAATCGCGCGCGCAGTTCGgcggcggggaggagggcgccaTTGAGCTGGACCCGAACGAGTACGGCTACTTGGAAATGATCCCGCGCCTGCTGATGGGCTGCGTGATGGCTgggacgctgcagctgactGGTATCAACGCTGTGATGAACTACGCGCCGACGATCATGGGCAGCCTTGGcctggcgccgctggtgggGAATTTCGTTGTGATGCTGTGGAACTTCGTGACGACGCTTGCGTCGATCCCGCTCTCGTACGTGTTCACGATGCGCCAGCTGTTCCTGTTCGGCTCGATCTTCACGTCGTGCATGTGCCTGTTCATGTGCGGTATTCCCGTGTACCCTGGCGTCAGCAAGAAGTTGGAGGTCAAGAACGGCGTGGCGATCACTGGCATTCTGCTGTTCATCCTCGGCTTCGAGGTGTGCGTGGGCCCGTGCTACTACGTGCTGACGCAGGACATGTTCCCGGCATCGTTCCGTCCGCGCGGTGCGTCGGTAATACAGGTGGCCCAGTTCATCTTCAACCTGATTATTAACGTGTGCTACCCGATCGCGACGGAGGGCATCTCCGGCGGTCCGTCTGGCAACCAGGACAAGGGCCAGGCCGTTGCCTTCATCTTCTTTGGTTGCCTGGGCATCATCTGCTTCGTCATCCAGGTATTCTTCCTGCACCCGTGGGACGAGGAGCGTGATggcaagaagaaggcggcggctccggcttacgggaagagggaggtgagTGAGTAG